The Drosophila mauritiana strain mau12 chromosome 2R, ASM438214v1, whole genome shotgun sequence genome has a segment encoding these proteins:
- the LOC117137297 gene encoding G protein pathway suppressor 2 isoform X1, with the protein MPPASAVNNSNAAAQAAKAERAEKLRGALKGFIVADRQRRQEEFEAQCEEQRLRREREEVERQNQVALDDTRGQITRLDEQLADLHSQKHQLTVQLKKVLNEDETRKKLAKENELFAIQQAAANSPVFLPPLRLQHQHHTLMQKPPSGGQPGKRGRSPSPPSQQQAYYKSAASYAQQSKPGREHDDYRRAADYARLSWNKTSAQYPGTGTVFYQTVAPPPTTQHQADARLQSIYNYNLPLRQAYHVDLPSATVSKPPDSQSPKASSQSQPRQVLHINLDQPTISQADLVAQAGGSISVKASQPHVTMEKLPDRYHIEVKHDGQPPSHVPPPPHLLPEGVIFKPLLNELSLHSNVLQISSSQFPPQNPKTAGSITQGYAPGRGGSAHEQQMARQQLAMLPGQPGAPSGSGSAQPPPGQQMHYTRRLY; encoded by the exons ATGCCGCCAGCATCAGCGGTAAACAACAGCAACGCGGCCGCCCAGGCGGCGAAGGCCGAGCGGGCGGAGAAGCTGCGCGGGGCACTGAAGGGCTTCATCGTGGCGGACCGCCAGCGGCGTCAGGAGGAGTTCGAGGCGCAGTGCGAGGAGCAGCGGCTGCGCCGGGAGCGCGAGGAGGTGGAGCGCCAGAACCAGGTGGCCCTGGACGACACACGCGGCCAGATCACCCGACTGGACGAGCAGCTGGCCGACCTGCACAGCCAGAAGCATCAGCTGACCGTCCAACTCAAGAAGGTGCTCAACGAGGACGAAACGCGCAAGAAGCTGGCCAAGGAGAACGAACTGTTCGCCATCCAGCAGGCGGCGGCCAATAGCCCGGTCTTCCTGCCGCCCCTGCGTCTCCAACACCAGCACCATACGCTGATGCAGAAG CCCCCGTCCGGCGGACAGCCAGGAAAACGTGGGAGGAGTCCATCGCCGCCGAGTCAGCAGCAGGCTTACTACAAGAGCGCCGCCAGCTACGCCCAGCAGAGTAAGCCAGGAAGAG AACACGATGACTACCGTCGTGCCGCGGACTATGCTAGATTATCATGGAACA AAACATCGGCGCAGTATCCGGGCACGGGCACGGTCTTCTACCAGACGGTCGCTCCTCCGCCGACGACACAGCACCAGGCGGACGCCCGCTTGCAGTCCATCTACAACTACAACCTTCCCTTGCGCCAGGCCTACCACGTGGACCTGCCCAGCGCCACGGTCAGCAAGCCGCCCGACTCGCAGTCGCCCAAGGCATCGTCGCAGTCGCAGCCCAGGCAAGTGCTCCACATCAACCTCGACCAGCCGACCATTTCGCAGGCAGACCTGGTGGCTCAAGCCGGCGGCAGCATCTCGGTGAAGGCCTCCCAGCCGCACGTGACTATGGAGAAGCTACCGGACCGCTACCACATCGAGGTGAAGCACGACGGCCAGCCGCCGAGCCACGTCCCGCCTCCGCCACACCTGCTGCCGGAGGGCGTCATCTTCAAGCCGCTGCTCAACGAACTCTCTTTGCACAGCAACGTGCTGCAAATAAGCAGCAGCCAG TTTCCTCCACAGAATCCGAAAACAGCGGGAAGCATCACACAGGGCTATGCCCCTGGACGAGGTGGATCCGCCCACGAGCAGCAGATGGCTCGGCAACAGCTGGCGATGCTGCCTGGCCAGCCGGGAGCCCCGTCTGGATCCGGCTCCGCCCAGCCGCCTCCTGGTCAGCAGATGCACTACACGCGACGATTGTACTAG
- the LOC117137297 gene encoding G protein pathway suppressor 2 isoform X4, protein MPPASAVNNSNAAAQAAKAERAEKLRGALKGFIVADRQRRQEEFEAQCEEQRLRREREEVERQNQVALDDTRGQITRLDEQLADLHSQKHQLTVQLKKVLNEDETRKKLAKENELFAIQQAAANSPVFLPPLRLQHQHHTLMQKPPSGGQPGKRGRSPSPPSQQQAYYKSAASYAQQKHDDYRRAADYARLSWNKTSAQYPGTGTVFYQTVAPPPTTQHQADARLQSIYNYNLPLRQAYHVDLPSATVSKPPDSQSPKASSQSQPRQVLHINLDQPTISQADLVAQAGGSISVKASQPHVTMEKLPDRYHIEVKHDGQPPSHVPPPPHLLPEGVIFKPLLNELSLHSNVLQISSSQNPKTAGSITQGYAPGRGGSAHEQQMARQQLAMLPGQPGAPSGSGSAQPPPGQQMHYTRRLY, encoded by the exons ATGCCGCCAGCATCAGCGGTAAACAACAGCAACGCGGCCGCCCAGGCGGCGAAGGCCGAGCGGGCGGAGAAGCTGCGCGGGGCACTGAAGGGCTTCATCGTGGCGGACCGCCAGCGGCGTCAGGAGGAGTTCGAGGCGCAGTGCGAGGAGCAGCGGCTGCGCCGGGAGCGCGAGGAGGTGGAGCGCCAGAACCAGGTGGCCCTGGACGACACACGCGGCCAGATCACCCGACTGGACGAGCAGCTGGCCGACCTGCACAGCCAGAAGCATCAGCTGACCGTCCAACTCAAGAAGGTGCTCAACGAGGACGAAACGCGCAAGAAGCTGGCCAAGGAGAACGAACTGTTCGCCATCCAGCAGGCGGCGGCCAATAGCCCGGTCTTCCTGCCGCCCCTGCGTCTCCAACACCAGCACCATACGCTGATGCAGAAG CCCCCGTCCGGCGGACAGCCAGGAAAACGTGGGAGGAGTCCATCGCCGCCGAGTCAGCAGCAGGCTTACTACAAGAGCGCCGCCAGCTACGCCCAGCAGA AACACGATGACTACCGTCGTGCCGCGGACTATGCTAGATTATCATGGAACA AAACATCGGCGCAGTATCCGGGCACGGGCACGGTCTTCTACCAGACGGTCGCTCCTCCGCCGACGACACAGCACCAGGCGGACGCCCGCTTGCAGTCCATCTACAACTACAACCTTCCCTTGCGCCAGGCCTACCACGTGGACCTGCCCAGCGCCACGGTCAGCAAGCCGCCCGACTCGCAGTCGCCCAAGGCATCGTCGCAGTCGCAGCCCAGGCAAGTGCTCCACATCAACCTCGACCAGCCGACCATTTCGCAGGCAGACCTGGTGGCTCAAGCCGGCGGCAGCATCTCGGTGAAGGCCTCCCAGCCGCACGTGACTATGGAGAAGCTACCGGACCGCTACCACATCGAGGTGAAGCACGACGGCCAGCCGCCGAGCCACGTCCCGCCTCCGCCACACCTGCTGCCGGAGGGCGTCATCTTCAAGCCGCTGCTCAACGAACTCTCTTTGCACAGCAACGTGCTGCAAATAAGCAGCAGCCAG AATCCGAAAACAGCGGGAAGCATCACACAGGGCTATGCCCCTGGACGAGGTGGATCCGCCCACGAGCAGCAGATGGCTCGGCAACAGCTGGCGATGCTGCCTGGCCAGCCGGGAGCCCCGTCTGGATCCGGCTCCGCCCAGCCGCCTCCTGGTCAGCAGATGCACTACACGCGACGATTGTACTAG
- the LOC117138686 gene encoding 23 kDa integral membrane protein, which translates to MSCGISMVKYILFIFNLLCSICGILLIVFGALLISKVHSIDDFAEALRTQQVPLTMIILGAIILLISWFGCCGAIRESYCMSMTYSILLFVLMIGQLALVIYMWVQKDKYLEIMGDVVEKAWDNRTRRSDYMDAIQISMKCCGRSGYTDYAFQGKFPPSCCSDTNNCRRETVYQRGCKVTFVEFWDRNSDIIKYAGLVIAAIEFVGFVFACCLANSIRNYRRRAEY; encoded by the exons ATGAGCTGCGGAATCTCCATGGTTAAATATATcctatttatatttaatttgctcTGTTCG ATATGCGGCATCTTGCTGATCGTTTTCGGAGCTCTGCTGATCAGCAAAGTCCACAGCATCGATGACTTCGCGGAGGCCCTGCGAACGCAGCAGGTGCCCTTGACGATGATCATCCTGGGCGCCATCATCCTGCTGATTTCCTGGTTCGGCTGCTGCGGAGCCATTCGGGAGTCCTACTGCATGTCCATGACG TACTCGATCTTGCTGTTCGTCCTGATGATTGGCCAACTGGCTTTGGTGATCTACATGTGGGTGCAGAAGGACAAGTACCTGGAGATCATGGGCGACGTGGTCGAGAAGGCCTGGGACAATCGCACCCGTCGTTCCGACTACATGGACGCGATTCAGATCAGC ATGAAGTGCTGCGGACGCAGTGGCTACACCGACTACGCCTTCCAGGGCAAGTTCCCTCCCTCCTGCTGCAGCGACACCAACAACTGCCGCCGGGAGACCGTCTACCAGCGGGGATGCAAGGTCACCTTCGTCGAGTTCTGGGACAGGAACAGCGACATCATCAAGTATGCCGGTCTGGTCATCGCCGCCATCGAA TTCGTGGGATTCGTCTTTGCCTGTTGCTTGGCGAACAGCATCCGGAACTATAGACGCCGTGCGGAATATTAA
- the LOC117137297 gene encoding G protein pathway suppressor 2 isoform X3, with the protein MPPASAVNNSNAAAQAAKAERAEKLRGALKGFIVADRQRRQEEFEAQCEEQRLRREREEVERQNQVALDDTRGQITRLDEQLADLHSQKHQLTVQLKKVLNEDETRKKLAKENELFAIQQAAANSPVFLPPLRLQHQHHTLMQKPPSGGQPGKRGRSPSPPSQQQAYYKSAASYAQQKHDDYRRAADYARLSWNKTSAQYPGTGTVFYQTVAPPPTTQHQADARLQSIYNYNLPLRQAYHVDLPSATVSKPPDSQSPKASSQSQPRQVLHINLDQPTISQADLVAQAGGSISVKASQPHVTMEKLPDRYHIEVKHDGQPPSHVPPPPHLLPEGVIFKPLLNELSLHSNVLQISSSQFPPQNPKTAGSITQGYAPGRGGSAHEQQMARQQLAMLPGQPGAPSGSGSAQPPPGQQMHYTRRLY; encoded by the exons ATGCCGCCAGCATCAGCGGTAAACAACAGCAACGCGGCCGCCCAGGCGGCGAAGGCCGAGCGGGCGGAGAAGCTGCGCGGGGCACTGAAGGGCTTCATCGTGGCGGACCGCCAGCGGCGTCAGGAGGAGTTCGAGGCGCAGTGCGAGGAGCAGCGGCTGCGCCGGGAGCGCGAGGAGGTGGAGCGCCAGAACCAGGTGGCCCTGGACGACACACGCGGCCAGATCACCCGACTGGACGAGCAGCTGGCCGACCTGCACAGCCAGAAGCATCAGCTGACCGTCCAACTCAAGAAGGTGCTCAACGAGGACGAAACGCGCAAGAAGCTGGCCAAGGAGAACGAACTGTTCGCCATCCAGCAGGCGGCGGCCAATAGCCCGGTCTTCCTGCCGCCCCTGCGTCTCCAACACCAGCACCATACGCTGATGCAGAAG CCCCCGTCCGGCGGACAGCCAGGAAAACGTGGGAGGAGTCCATCGCCGCCGAGTCAGCAGCAGGCTTACTACAAGAGCGCCGCCAGCTACGCCCAGCAGA AACACGATGACTACCGTCGTGCCGCGGACTATGCTAGATTATCATGGAACA AAACATCGGCGCAGTATCCGGGCACGGGCACGGTCTTCTACCAGACGGTCGCTCCTCCGCCGACGACACAGCACCAGGCGGACGCCCGCTTGCAGTCCATCTACAACTACAACCTTCCCTTGCGCCAGGCCTACCACGTGGACCTGCCCAGCGCCACGGTCAGCAAGCCGCCCGACTCGCAGTCGCCCAAGGCATCGTCGCAGTCGCAGCCCAGGCAAGTGCTCCACATCAACCTCGACCAGCCGACCATTTCGCAGGCAGACCTGGTGGCTCAAGCCGGCGGCAGCATCTCGGTGAAGGCCTCCCAGCCGCACGTGACTATGGAGAAGCTACCGGACCGCTACCACATCGAGGTGAAGCACGACGGCCAGCCGCCGAGCCACGTCCCGCCTCCGCCACACCTGCTGCCGGAGGGCGTCATCTTCAAGCCGCTGCTCAACGAACTCTCTTTGCACAGCAACGTGCTGCAAATAAGCAGCAGCCAG TTTCCTCCACAGAATCCGAAAACAGCGGGAAGCATCACACAGGGCTATGCCCCTGGACGAGGTGGATCCGCCCACGAGCAGCAGATGGCTCGGCAACAGCTGGCGATGCTGCCTGGCCAGCCGGGAGCCCCGTCTGGATCCGGCTCCGCCCAGCCGCCTCCTGGTCAGCAGATGCACTACACGCGACGATTGTACTAG
- the LOC117138683 gene encoding 23 kDa integral membrane protein: MGCLSGIVNFILYIVNIVFLIVGILLIVLGSIMLSDLSHFDAAGSGTNTNTIPICVTVLGGLIFVVSFFGCYGIFRQSACMTGAYTSMVFVLFILQLVLTCWVFVNRSAFLGDMTNLVNLLWDSHDYTAMGVLEETFGCCGDTGYTNYNNIGLSVPGTCCGYLDRQATCNSPSVYQSRPGCSAKFEEFWNDNMDIIRWSGLGLCIFDLVVFLIAGALTNCMRSQNAGRQVYA, encoded by the exons ATGGGTTGTCTATCGGGAATAGTcaactttattttatatattgtCAATATAGTGTTTTTG ATCGTTGGCATCCTCCTGATCGTGCTGGGCTCGATCATGCTGTCCGATCTGAGCCACTTCGATGCCGCGGGCAGTGGGACAAACACGAACACCATCCCCATCTGCGTGACCGTCCTGGGAGGCCTCATCTTCGTGGTGTCCTTCTTCGGGTGCTACGGCATTTTCCGGCAGAGCGCCTGCATGACCGGAGCG TACACCAGCATGGTTTTCGTGCTCTTCATCCTGCAACTGGTGCTCACGTGCTGGGTCTTCGTGAACCGATCTGCCTTCCTGGGCGACATGACCAATCTGGTTAACTTGCTCTGGGACTCCCATGACTACACTGCCATGGGCGTGCTGGAGGAAACCTTCGGCTGCTGCGGCGACACCGGCTATACCAACTACAACAACATCGGCCTTTCGGTTCCCGGAACCTGCTGCGGCTACCTGGACCGCCAGGCCACCTGCAATAGCCCCTCGGTCTACCAGTCGAGGCCCGGTTGCAGCGCCAAGTTCGAGGAGTTCTGGAACGACAACATGGACATCATCCGCTGGTCCGGCCTGGGCCTCTGCATCTTCGACCTGGTCGTCTTCCTCATCGCCGGCGCCCTGACCAACTGCATGCGCAGCCAGAACGCAGGTCGCCAGGTGTACGCATAG
- the LOC117138687 gene encoding 23 kDa integral membrane protein: MNCLSAMFKYMLYFLNLVFVAGGILLIVVGSIMLSTMGNFTAFDGGVNTQTIPICIIVIGCVTFVVAFFGCCGTIRENACCTTIYAICMLILFGLQLALSIWIFAANDKFLSSMGKAVDKAWDENNAAQGYPMDALQLAFTCCGNTGYEQYETVPSSCCGYKDRNKVCEAAIYSQRPGCRQEFVDFWASNTDLIRWSSLIIALFELGIFIMSCCLASAMRKR, translated from the exons ATGAACTGTCTATCCGCGATGTTCAAGTACATGCTGTACTTCCTCAACCTGGTGTTCGTGGCCGGCGGCATCCTGCTCATCGTGGTGGGCTCCATCATGCTCTCCACGATGGGCAACTTCACGGCCTTCGACGGAGGCGTTAACACCCAGACCATCCCGATCTGCATTATCGTCATCGGATGTGTCACCTTCGTGGTGGCCTTCTTCGGATGCTGCGGCACCATTCGCGAGAACGCCTGCTGCACCACCATC TACGCCATCTGCATGCTGATTCTGTTCGGCCTGCAACTGGCCCTCTCCATCTGGATCTTCGCGGCCAACGACAAGTTCCTGTCCAGCATGGGCAAGGCAGTGGACAAGGCGTGGGATGAGAACAATGCCGCCCAGGGATACCCCATGGATGCCCTCCAGTTGGCC TTCACTTGCTGTGGCAACACGGGTTACGAACAGTATGAAACCGTGCCCAGCTCCTGCTGCGGCTACAAGGATCGCAACAAGGTGTGCGAGGCGGCTATCTACAGCCAGCGACCTGGCTGCCGGCAGGAGTTCGTCGACTTCTGGGCCTCCAATACGGACCTGATTCGGTGGAGCAGTCTGATCATCGCCCTCTTCGAGCTGGGCATCTTCATCATGTCCTGCTGCCTGGCCAGCGCGATGAGGAAGCGCTAG
- the LOC117138681 gene encoding uncharacterized protein LOC117138681, with amino-acid sequence MEAAKDFAVAKYQDLCNFLERDTRGSELVIYGTSAIMLAVAYAKRKPAYLVRQFKQPSHIPERLISERVMHTGKIAGVKQQEQDTLLMIQHRPLLPIFTSRKRLLPVKLPGVRVNANGYSWLQQCLIGREATFLPLKSAKGQDFVVCQLCLVHPPRGNRLLDVSETLLKLRFARFVQDAAAAVKKNGKYYQHLKKVEQTTAEKEAWLSWAAGYPYIWRRYNELRQRWLPKEKLLPELVR; translated from the coding sequence ATGGAGGCGGCCAAGGATTTTGCGGTGGCCAAGTACCAGGACTTATGTAACTTCCTGGAGCGGGATACGCGCGGCAGCGAGCTGGTCATCTACGGCACCTCGGCCATCATGCTGGCCGTGGCCTATGCCAAGCGAAAGCCGGCCTACCTGGTGCGCCAGTTCAAGCAGCCCTCGCACATCCCGGAGCGCCTGATCAGCGAGCGCGTCATGCACACGGGCAAGATCGCCGGGGtaaagcagcaggagcaggacacCCTGCTGATGATCCAGCACCGGCCGCTGCTTCCGATCTTCACCAGCCGCAAACGCTTGCTGCCCGTCAAACTGCCGGGCGTGCGCGTCAATGCCAACGGCTACTCCTGGCTGCAGCAGTGCCTCATTGGCCGCGAGGCCACCTTCCTGCCCCTTAAATCCGCCAAGGGACAGGACTTTGTCGTCTGCCAGCTGTGCCTGGTGCATCCGCCGCGGGGCAACCGCCTGCTGGACGTCTCGGAGACCCTGCTCAAGCTCCGTTTCGCCCGTTTCGTGCAGGATGCCGCCGCCGCGGTTAAGAAGAACGGGAAGTACTACCAGCATCTGAAGAAGGTGGAGCAGACCACCGCGGAGAAGGAGGCCTGGCTCTCCTGGGCCGCCGGCTATCCCTACATCTGGCGCCGCTACAACGAACTGAGGCAGCGCTGGTTGCCCAAGGAGAAGCTGCTGCCGGAGCTAGTGCGCTGA
- the LOC117137297 gene encoding G protein pathway suppressor 2 isoform X5, whose translation MPPASAVNNSNAAAQAAKAERAEKLRGALKGFIVADRQRRQEEFEAQCEEQRLRREREEVERQNQVALDDTRGQITRLDEQLADLHSQKHQLTVQLKKVLNEDETRKKLAKENELFAIQQAAANSPVFLPPLRLQHQHHTLMQKPPSGGQPGKRGRSPSPPSQQQAYYKSAASYAQQKTSAQYPGTGTVFYQTVAPPPTTQHQADARLQSIYNYNLPLRQAYHVDLPSATVSKPPDSQSPKASSQSQPRQVLHINLDQPTISQADLVAQAGGSISVKASQPHVTMEKLPDRYHIEVKHDGQPPSHVPPPPHLLPEGVIFKPLLNELSLHSNVLQISSSQFPPQNPKTAGSITQGYAPGRGGSAHEQQMARQQLAMLPGQPGAPSGSGSAQPPPGQQMHYTRRLY comes from the exons ATGCCGCCAGCATCAGCGGTAAACAACAGCAACGCGGCCGCCCAGGCGGCGAAGGCCGAGCGGGCGGAGAAGCTGCGCGGGGCACTGAAGGGCTTCATCGTGGCGGACCGCCAGCGGCGTCAGGAGGAGTTCGAGGCGCAGTGCGAGGAGCAGCGGCTGCGCCGGGAGCGCGAGGAGGTGGAGCGCCAGAACCAGGTGGCCCTGGACGACACACGCGGCCAGATCACCCGACTGGACGAGCAGCTGGCCGACCTGCACAGCCAGAAGCATCAGCTGACCGTCCAACTCAAGAAGGTGCTCAACGAGGACGAAACGCGCAAGAAGCTGGCCAAGGAGAACGAACTGTTCGCCATCCAGCAGGCGGCGGCCAATAGCCCGGTCTTCCTGCCGCCCCTGCGTCTCCAACACCAGCACCATACGCTGATGCAGAAG CCCCCGTCCGGCGGACAGCCAGGAAAACGTGGGAGGAGTCCATCGCCGCCGAGTCAGCAGCAGGCTTACTACAAGAGCGCCGCCAGCTACGCCCAGCAGA AAACATCGGCGCAGTATCCGGGCACGGGCACGGTCTTCTACCAGACGGTCGCTCCTCCGCCGACGACACAGCACCAGGCGGACGCCCGCTTGCAGTCCATCTACAACTACAACCTTCCCTTGCGCCAGGCCTACCACGTGGACCTGCCCAGCGCCACGGTCAGCAAGCCGCCCGACTCGCAGTCGCCCAAGGCATCGTCGCAGTCGCAGCCCAGGCAAGTGCTCCACATCAACCTCGACCAGCCGACCATTTCGCAGGCAGACCTGGTGGCTCAAGCCGGCGGCAGCATCTCGGTGAAGGCCTCCCAGCCGCACGTGACTATGGAGAAGCTACCGGACCGCTACCACATCGAGGTGAAGCACGACGGCCAGCCGCCGAGCCACGTCCCGCCTCCGCCACACCTGCTGCCGGAGGGCGTCATCTTCAAGCCGCTGCTCAACGAACTCTCTTTGCACAGCAACGTGCTGCAAATAAGCAGCAGCCAG TTTCCTCCACAGAATCCGAAAACAGCGGGAAGCATCACACAGGGCTATGCCCCTGGACGAGGTGGATCCGCCCACGAGCAGCAGATGGCTCGGCAACAGCTGGCGATGCTGCCTGGCCAGCCGGGAGCCCCGTCTGGATCCGGCTCCGCCCAGCCGCCTCCTGGTCAGCAGATGCACTACACGCGACGATTGTACTAG
- the LOC117138685 gene encoding 23 kDa integral membrane protein isoform X2 translates to MDTHFKSYLIEKYWEKWLEVICGILLITFGSIMVSTIKDFSGVGETFTANSVAIIILVLGCVVFLVAFMGCCGAIRENACALTSYSVVMLVLLVSQLALIIYVWVDHVQIQQSLEKIVQTIWDQRKTDALLMDTLQRSFKCCGLNGFADYGITYPASCCDSPSNGTCALTQVMTRSSCLRAVDSFWDTNVSIIKYAGLGVTAVELVAFIFACCLANQTRNSQRRQNY, encoded by the exons ATGGATACTCATTTCAAAAGTTATCTTATCGAAAAATACTGGGAAAAGTGGTTGGAAGTG ATATGCGGCATTTTGCTTATCACCTTCGGCTCCATCATGGTGTCCACCATAAAGGACTTCTCGGGCGTCGGCGAGACCTTCACGGCCAACAGCGTGGCCATCATCATCCTGGTCCTTGGCTGCGTCGTCTTCCTGGTGGCCTTCATGGGATGCTGCGGCGCCATTCGCGAGAATGCCTGTGCTCTGACCTCG TACTCTGTGGTCatgctggtgctgctggtcAGTCAGCTGGCCCTCATTATCTACGTGTGGGTGGACCATGTGCAGATACAGCAATCCCTGGAGAAGATCGTCCAGACCATCTGGGATCAACGCAAGACCGATGCCCTCCTCATGGACACACTGCAGCGATCG TTCAAGTGCTGCGGCTTGAACGGCTTCGCTGATTACGGCATTACGTATCCCGCCTCCTGCTGCGACTCGCCCTCCAATGGAACCTGCGCACTAACCCAAGTCATGACGCGATCCAGTTGCCTGAGAGCCGTCGATTCCTTCTGGGACACCAACGTGAGCATCATCAAGTACGCTGGCCTGGGTGTGACTGCTGTCGAG CTTGTGGCCTTCATTTTCGCCTGCTGCCTGGCCAATCAGACCCGCAACTCTCAGAGACGCCAGAACTACTAA
- the LOC117138685 gene encoding 23 kDa integral membrane protein isoform X1, whose translation MDCGGVFVKYVLFIFNILFVICGILLITFGSIMVSTIKDFSGVGETFTANSVAIIILVLGCVVFLVAFMGCCGAIRENACALTSYSVVMLVLLVSQLALIIYVWVDHVQIQQSLEKIVQTIWDQRKTDALLMDTLQRSFKCCGLNGFADYGITYPASCCDSPSNGTCALTQVMTRSSCLRAVDSFWDTNVSIIKYAGLGVTAVELVAFIFACCLANQTRNSQRRQNY comes from the exons ATGGATTGCGGCGGCGTCTTTGTGAAATATGTGCTGTTCATATTCAACATACTGTTTGTG ATATGCGGCATTTTGCTTATCACCTTCGGCTCCATCATGGTGTCCACCATAAAGGACTTCTCGGGCGTCGGCGAGACCTTCACGGCCAACAGCGTGGCCATCATCATCCTGGTCCTTGGCTGCGTCGTCTTCCTGGTGGCCTTCATGGGATGCTGCGGCGCCATTCGCGAGAATGCCTGTGCTCTGACCTCG TACTCTGTGGTCatgctggtgctgctggtcAGTCAGCTGGCCCTCATTATCTACGTGTGGGTGGACCATGTGCAGATACAGCAATCCCTGGAGAAGATCGTCCAGACCATCTGGGATCAACGCAAGACCGATGCCCTCCTCATGGACACACTGCAGCGATCG TTCAAGTGCTGCGGCTTGAACGGCTTCGCTGATTACGGCATTACGTATCCCGCCTCCTGCTGCGACTCGCCCTCCAATGGAACCTGCGCACTAACCCAAGTCATGACGCGATCCAGTTGCCTGAGAGCCGTCGATTCCTTCTGGGACACCAACGTGAGCATCATCAAGTACGCTGGCCTGGGTGTGACTGCTGTCGAG CTTGTGGCCTTCATTTTCGCCTGCTGCCTGGCCAATCAGACCCGCAACTCTCAGAGACGCCAGAACTACTAA
- the LOC117137297 gene encoding G protein pathway suppressor 2 isoform X2: protein MPPASAVNNSNAAAQAAKAERAEKLRGALKGFIVADRQRRQEEFEAQCEEQRLRREREEVERQNQVALDDTRGQITRLDEQLADLHSQKHQLTVQLKKVLNEDETRKKLAKENELFAIQQAAANSPVFLPPLRLQHQHHTLMQKPPSGGQPGKRGRSPSPPSQQQAYYKSAASYAQQSKPGREHDDYRRAADYARLSWNKTSAQYPGTGTVFYQTVAPPPTTQHQADARLQSIYNYNLPLRQAYHVDLPSATVSKPPDSQSPKASSQSQPRQVLHINLDQPTISQADLVAQAGGSISVKASQPHVTMEKLPDRYHIEVKHDGQPPSHVPPPPHLLPEGVIFKPLLNELSLHSNVLQISSSQNPKTAGSITQGYAPGRGGSAHEQQMARQQLAMLPGQPGAPSGSGSAQPPPGQQMHYTRRLY from the exons ATGCCGCCAGCATCAGCGGTAAACAACAGCAACGCGGCCGCCCAGGCGGCGAAGGCCGAGCGGGCGGAGAAGCTGCGCGGGGCACTGAAGGGCTTCATCGTGGCGGACCGCCAGCGGCGTCAGGAGGAGTTCGAGGCGCAGTGCGAGGAGCAGCGGCTGCGCCGGGAGCGCGAGGAGGTGGAGCGCCAGAACCAGGTGGCCCTGGACGACACACGCGGCCAGATCACCCGACTGGACGAGCAGCTGGCCGACCTGCACAGCCAGAAGCATCAGCTGACCGTCCAACTCAAGAAGGTGCTCAACGAGGACGAAACGCGCAAGAAGCTGGCCAAGGAGAACGAACTGTTCGCCATCCAGCAGGCGGCGGCCAATAGCCCGGTCTTCCTGCCGCCCCTGCGTCTCCAACACCAGCACCATACGCTGATGCAGAAG CCCCCGTCCGGCGGACAGCCAGGAAAACGTGGGAGGAGTCCATCGCCGCCGAGTCAGCAGCAGGCTTACTACAAGAGCGCCGCCAGCTACGCCCAGCAGAGTAAGCCAGGAAGAG AACACGATGACTACCGTCGTGCCGCGGACTATGCTAGATTATCATGGAACA AAACATCGGCGCAGTATCCGGGCACGGGCACGGTCTTCTACCAGACGGTCGCTCCTCCGCCGACGACACAGCACCAGGCGGACGCCCGCTTGCAGTCCATCTACAACTACAACCTTCCCTTGCGCCAGGCCTACCACGTGGACCTGCCCAGCGCCACGGTCAGCAAGCCGCCCGACTCGCAGTCGCCCAAGGCATCGTCGCAGTCGCAGCCCAGGCAAGTGCTCCACATCAACCTCGACCAGCCGACCATTTCGCAGGCAGACCTGGTGGCTCAAGCCGGCGGCAGCATCTCGGTGAAGGCCTCCCAGCCGCACGTGACTATGGAGAAGCTACCGGACCGCTACCACATCGAGGTGAAGCACGACGGCCAGCCGCCGAGCCACGTCCCGCCTCCGCCACACCTGCTGCCGGAGGGCGTCATCTTCAAGCCGCTGCTCAACGAACTCTCTTTGCACAGCAACGTGCTGCAAATAAGCAGCAGCCAG AATCCGAAAACAGCGGGAAGCATCACACAGGGCTATGCCCCTGGACGAGGTGGATCCGCCCACGAGCAGCAGATGGCTCGGCAACAGCTGGCGATGCTGCCTGGCCAGCCGGGAGCCCCGTCTGGATCCGGCTCCGCCCAGCCGCCTCCTGGTCAGCAGATGCACTACACGCGACGATTGTACTAG